GGCTTCACAACCGACCGAGGGCCCTGCGCAGTCGGACCTGCCGACGGTGCCGGCATCCCCCATTGCTGGGACAGAAGGTGGTTCCCCACGTCCCATTGGGTGGTGCGGCCTGCGCGCGGCCCGCACCCCCTCAGGAGTCTCAGGTCATCGGGCTGAAGCAGGTCTCGAGTTTCCTCTGTGCATCCCCACGACAGCGTGACGCCGGCGCCTCCGTGCCCATAGTTGTGCACAATCAGGGTGCCGTCCTCCCAAAGGTCCTTCTCCACACGGAATCGTGGCACGGGGCGGTCGAGCACCGATCCGGTGCTCCAGCACGCGGGCCTGGGCCAGACGGGGTTCGACCTCTGCGCAGCGGACGAGGATATCGGCCGCCGCCTTGTCGTCGGGGGCCAGGATGCCCTCACTGTCGATCGCTGTGCCGCCCAGCACGACGGTGTCGCCATGAGGATAGAAGCACAGCAGGTCCGGGGAAAGGCCGGTGTCCTCGGAGAACAGGCACACCCAGCTCCCACGCGAGCCTGGCCAGTACATCGGGCGACGGCGTCTTCTTCCCGGTCTCGATCAATGACAGATACCGCTCGGTGAACCCGCACAGGCCCGCGACGGCAGACTGTGAGCGGTTACGTTCTTACGCCTGTAGTGCCTGACCTGTCGCCCGAGAGGCAGCTTCGGTGAATTGGCCATCAGCCCTTCCGTCATTCGTCAGGGTAGGGCTGTCTTCCGCGTCGGGGATACCGTCCGCGGCGATTGGGGGACTCAGCGCATCTGCTTGGACGTTCCGTACGGAAGGGCCCGTCGCATGCCACAGCTCGTCTTGTGGGGCATCGACCACACACTCATCGACACGCGCGGAGTCGGACGCAGGCTGTCCGCCGCGGCGTTCGAGGAAGTGACCGGTGAGGCGATGCGCCGACGAGCAAAGATCGACGGCATCACCGAAGCCGTGATCTTCCGGGAGACCGCCAAGCTCCACGGCCTCACCACCGACCGAGCCGACTTCGAGCCTTTCGCTGCGGCACTCACAGCGCAGCACCTCCGGCACGCCAGCGAACTGCGCGAGCAGGGGCACGCCCTGCCCGGTGCGGGAGCCGCCCTCGACGCCCTCGACGCTGCCGGGGTGCGGCAGACTGTGGTCAGCGGCAACGTGCGTGCTGTCGCCGAGATCAAGCTAAGCATCTTTGGCTTGGACACCCACATCCAGTGAGACGGGGGCGCCTACGGCGAGGACGCCGACCTTCGTCCCGAGCTCGTGGAATTGGCGCTCCTCAGCTCATCCGCCGTGCTCCAGGAGACCGTTCTGATCGGGGACACCCCCGCCGATGTAGAGGGCGGTCTGGCCACCGGTGTCCGGGTCATCGCCGTCGCGACAGGCCGTAGCTCCGCTGAGGACCTGCGCGCGGCAGGTGCCCACGCTGTGATTCCCGACCTGACGGCCACCGAGGGTCTGTTGAAGCTGGTCACCGGTAGCAGCCTGTAGGTGCGGCCCGCCGATCTCTGCGGTGCCTGGCAGCCGCAGCCGGACGGGGCCACAGATGCACACGGGAGCGTTTCCGAGGTGGACCCGGGTGCTGGGCGACTGTCGACGATCATGTAATTCCGTGATCATCCGCAACGGAGTTCCTAAGCCTCGCTGTCCCCGCCGCGTAGGGATGACAGGACCAGGCGTCCGTACCGTGTGGTGAGTGCTCCGGCTGTGGCGGCGATCGACAGTGCCAGAGCGATGAGTAGGTCTGTCACAGAGTTGTCGGCGAGGACTTGCAGGATGCTGAGGGCCGTGCCGAGTGGCAAGCCGAGGATGGTGAGGACACCCAGGGCGCCGCTGATCTGCTGGCTCTCCTGGGTCTGTACCAGTCTGCTGTAGTCGGCTGCTTCAGCGAGGATTTCGTGGAAGCGTGCAGGGAGCCTGTGCTGGTTCTGGAAGGCGAGCAGCAGGTCGTTCGCTGGCCCGTGTGCGGTGAGGTGCTGTCGCCAGTAGGTGCTGCGAAAGACAGCGATGTTTCTCTCCAGTGCGCCGACCCGACGTGCGAGCTTTGAGTTGAACACCTCGGACAGCTCGTCGGTGAGCTCATCGATGTGATCGCGCTGGAGTGCGCCGAGGAGCAGGGCGTCGAGATAGACGGTACGGGAGTGCAAGGCGGCGAATTCGAAGAAGTCTCCGGCGCCGGTGTCGGTTCGGTGGCCGAGGAACGCTGCGCCTTGGCGTAGAACGAGGGCGCTCCAGTCTGCCGAGATCCTGACGACGTCCTTGAGCTGTTCGCCGGCCGTCTCTGGGGGGAGGGGGAAGTCCTCGGGGGTGGAGCGCGATGCCAGCTGCCACAGCCAGCGATCCGCGCTCGCAGGCAGTGCGCCTTCCGGGCCGGGGCGGAGGGCGGGGGTCTGTTGTGACGTTGGGGTCATGAAGGCGATGGTGTAGGGCCTGGCTATCGCGAAGGGTGCGCCGGGGTCACGGACGTCGGCGATGCCGGCGAGCAGACCGGCTGGGTCAAGGGGCCCTGTGAGCGGGTCCGGGGTCGGCTGGCGGCCGGCCAGAGCGCGAAGTACGGGTAGCAGCGGTCCTTCCACGCTCAAGTGCAAGACCGCCAGGGCGTGTTCCGGGTTGCGGGCTGTGGCGGCGCGGAGGAGTTCCATGCCCAGCAGGTGCAGCCCGTCCTGCTTGATGTCCAGGGGCAGGTGCCAGCGACGCGGCCGCCCGGGCGCCCCGTAGATCGCGCGGGCTGAGGCCGGGGCGAAGTAGGTGGACCGGGTGCGGGCGTCGGTCCTCCGACTGCCCAGCTCGAAGGGGAAGGGGCCTTCGGGCCAGTTGGGGACGTGCAGCAGCCGTACGGGCAGGATGACGGTCAGTTCCTGGCGCGCGCCCGTGACGTTCTCAAGAAGGGGAGCTCCGTGGGGATTCACCGGTAGTACTCGGCTGGGTCGGGCTGGTTGAGGCGGATGACGAATTCGGCCCGGTCGGGGCTTTCGGTGCTGACGTGGAAGCGGACGCGTTCGCCGGTGCGGATGGTCCGGAATCCCTCGGTCACGACCTGCCGGTAGTCGAAGCTGTAGTACCGCTCGTCCTCGTCGTCGCGGACGATGTAGGAGCCGAGCGCACCGCTTATCCCGCCGCCGCTTGGTCGTCGGTCCACAATGGTTCCGTGACGCTGACCGCCTCCGCTCATGCCCTCGTCTCCTCTGCCTGTGGCGTGTCGAGGTCTTGCACGCACCGGAAGCCGACTGCATTGCTGGCGCCGCGCTTGCGGTAGATGCCCTTGCTGCTCGCCTGCACCGCCCGCATCGGGTTGTCGTAGCTGCCCCCGCAGATGACGGCCTCGCCGGGGTCGTCCAGGCTGGTGGACGTCCATTCCCAGCAATTGCCCACCATGTCGACGACGCCGAACGGGGAGCGGTTGCCTGGTCGCTCGTCCACGGGGGTCGCCCCGGCCCGCCGTACAGCGTCACCTGCGAAGTCCCGGTACCACGCCTGATACGTCACCACAGGCCGGCCGACCCATGCGTCGGCGCAGTTGACACGGGTGGCGTCGGGGGCGTCGCCCCATGGGAACAGGCGCCCGTCGGTGCCGCGGGCGGCGGCCTCCCACTCGAGTGAGGTCGGCAACCGTTTGCCTTCGAACGTAGCGAAGGCGTATGCGCTCCACCAGCTGACGCAGATGGCGGGGTGGGCGTCGTAGTGCGGGTTCTCGTAGTAGTCGGGCCGCCGCAATCGATCCGTCCAAGGGCGGTGTGTGACGCCGGGCGGCTGGTCGGGGTGGTCCCACTGCGAGGTTCCGTCCGCATCGAGGCTGTCGAGGAAGCGGCGGTAGCGCGCGACAGTCACCGCGTGGCGATCGAAGCGAACGGGGCGCTCGACTCGGCGGATCAGAAGCCGTTCGGCTGGCCCGACCAGGTAAGCGCCCGCAGGCAGCACGCAGTCGTCGGTCTCCGGGCCGCTGGGCATACCGGCGACGAATGCGCGTACCTGCTCGGTGAGGAAGGCGCCGCTGGGAAGGCCGGCTGCCAGATCCCGGTTCGCCGGCTCGGTCAGAAACCTGGCAGCCAAGAGTTCCTGGTAGGCCGTGTGCACGAAGGCGACGTGATCAGGGCCGGCGGGCCGCAGCAGCGGGTCGAGGACACAGGCGTCGAGGTCGAGGCGTCCGTCCTCGAAGGCATCAGCACCCAGCTGCCGGTGGATGTCGAGGAGGGAGAAAACGGTGCGGTCGGTGAGGAAGGCATGCCCGAACGCGGCGGGCAGCCGCCCTTCCAGTTCGGGGCGACCGCGCTCGGCCAGCGTCCGTTTGATGTGAGCGCCCAGGATGTCCGCAAGCGGCTTGCCCGCCGGAAGGTTCAGCATTGTCGCGACGCGCTTCTCGAGAGGGGTCGCCTCCGGTTCGATCAGGCGTACGACATGGAAGTGCGGTACGCGGGAAGGGTCGAGGCCGTTGGCGTACATCTGCTCGACCAGCTGCTCGGAGCGGCCCGCGCCGCTGTCCAGCAGCTGACGTACCTGCGGCGAGTCCGCGAGGAACGACACCCGGGAACTCATGACCACCGCCGATTCCGCGGACAGGACGGCCGCCAGATCAGTGAAAAGCCTCAGGAAGCCGGCGGGGCTCGGTTCGCCGACGCCTTCATCGACGGCGTCCAGCACGCACAGCGCGGTACCGGAACGGATGAGGTAAAGGAAGAGGTCGTAGGCGCGCGAGCGGTCCGATGTCATGGCCGGCGCGAGGAGGCGGGCCGCGTACTCGGAGAAGGGTTCGTCCTTCGGTTTGAGACTCAGGTCGAAGTAGAAGCGGAAGCGGCGGATCTCCGGGTCGGCGGCAAGGCAGCGCAGCAGTGTGCTCTTGCCGCTCCCCGGACGACCGGTGACCAGGACGTTCGCGCTACCGCGGGCCAGGCGCGCCACGAGTTCCGCCGCGTCGCCGGACTGCTCCACCTTCGACTCACCGGTGCGCGGGTCGGTCGTCAGCGCCGCCGCGGCAACAGGGGCCCGGGGCTTTCCCAGGCTGTCGGCGGAAGTGAGATCGGCGAGGTGGGCCTCGAGACTAACGAGGGTGTCGACGAACCCGTCGTACCGCACGATCCGGAAGTCCAGCCCCAGCATCCGATGGAGGGCGCCGGGCTCCGCACCGCCGTCGTCGTCCAGGACGACGAACCGCGTGAACTTGGGCAAGCGAGTCCGCAGCAGTTCCCCTCCCTTCGACGCAAGGACGGTACTCAGGTCGCCCGCGTCCCTGGAGAGCATCAGCTCCACGTACTCCAGCCGCATCCCCGACTCACGGCAGAACAGCTGATACACGGTGTCCGGACTGAGGACGAACCGCTTGGC
This genomic interval from Streptomyces sp. NBC_00557 contains the following:
- a CDS encoding helix-turn-helix domain-containing protein; protein product: MCGFTERYLSLIETGKKTPSPDVLARLAWELGVPVLRGHRPFPGPAVLLSSWRHRRAGRHSDRQ
- a CDS encoding SUMF1/EgtB/PvdO family nonheme iron enzyme, which produces MVDERLRRLRSELDDHSRIADRLGLDLERPLRSLNDGYPENAVALVGKLTEKLLKELWRHHGVEGDPSTKALNDLVKRCRPYIRSSTVLDALDDIRRLRNRSTHDGYDISDEDGLLAVRRLVDVLVWFTDTGSAALLGGEPDVAPEVARRCEFLAGLYVTLGYRQAKRFVLSPDTVYQLFCRESGMRLEYVELMLSRDAGDLSTVLASKGGELLRTRLPKFTRFVVLDDDGGAEPGALHRMLGLDFRIVRYDGFVDTLVSLEAHLADLTSADSLGKPRAPVAAAALTTDPRTGESKVEQSGDAAELVARLARGSANVLVTGRPGSGKSTLLRCLAADPEIRRFRFYFDLSLKPKDEPFSEYAARLLAPAMTSDRSRAYDLFLYLIRSGTALCVLDAVDEGVGEPSPAGFLRLFTDLAAVLSAESAVVMSSRVSFLADSPQVRQLLDSGAGRSEQLVEQMYANGLDPSRVPHFHVVRLIEPEATPLEKRVATMLNLPAGKPLADILGAHIKRTLAERGRPELEGRLPAAFGHAFLTDRTVFSLLDIHRQLGADAFEDGRLDLDACVLDPLLRPAGPDHVAFVHTAYQELLAARFLTEPANRDLAAGLPSGAFLTEQVRAFVAGMPSGPETDDCVLPAGAYLVGPAERLLIRRVERPVRFDRHAVTVARYRRFLDSLDADGTSQWDHPDQPPGVTHRPWTDRLRRPDYYENPHYDAHPAICVSWWSAYAFATFEGKRLPTSLEWEAAARGTDGRLFPWGDAPDATRVNCADAWVGRPVVTYQAWYRDFAGDAVRRAGATPVDERPGNRSPFGVVDMVGNCWEWTSTSLDDPGEAVICGGSYDNPMRAVQASSKGIYRKRGASNAVGFRCVQDLDTPQAEETRA